TATGGACCAGGTGACAGATCTTACGTGACGCCCAGGGAAATCCACCCACAAAGAAAGAGGCTGCAGCAacgtgggctggggtggggaaatGACCCAGAGTGACCAGagaaacaaaatggatttttaagtAACCCACAAGAACACCGTACCTGGTAGATGAATGTTCCTCTCGAAGCCATAGCCTCAGGAGGGCGCACGGTCGTTCCAGGGATACTGACGGGTTGCCAAGCACTTGGCACCAGCACTTGGACTTTCTTCGCAGGCCCAGCCCGAGGCATTCCCATGTCGGGGAGGGCTGGAGCAGGTGCTGGCCTTTTAGGAAAATGGTCTCAGAGAAGCGAATGTTCAAAGTCGCACGGCTGCCCGGGACGAGAACAGAACCAGGGGACCAGGGCTTTTGAGTTGTGAGCTGGAGGTCTTCCTGTACCCAGGAGTACTTCTcatcctccctttctcctcacaTGCTGCACCAGAGATGGGGAATTCTTCTCTCAATCTGGTGTCACTTCTTATTCAAAACTTTGTCTCCGATTggctttggactttttttttttttttttttttggtaaatatataaCTAAACCCACCTCAGTAGGAGGGAGCTGCGGGTGTTCAAAGGAACCTGTCTGTGGATCTGCCTGGGAGTGGGAGTTGGCTGTGCCAAGGTTACCGCCAAATGCGGGGCGATTTGCATTTAAATGATCTTTAGGCAGAGGATAAGGCCCGTGATTTTCTTGGTGGAAGAAAGGGGCCGAGGGCTAATAAAGACTCGTGTTGGGGCTTTTGGGCTTTTCAAAGAGTCATTCAAAGAGTTGGTGGGTGGTCTTTTGGAGTCCTCGGGCCAGGGGCGTGAAAGACCTTCCAGAAGCAAGATTGATTTCATTCTGAAGAAGGTAAGTCAGGAGGGCTTTTGGAAAGTCCTTCGTTCCAGGGCCTCACGGGACTGAGCTGCCCCTGGACTCGGTGGTTGGAAGCCGGGCCCTGCTTGCTGGCAGGGGGGTGGATTAGGTGACCCACCAAGGACCCTGCTGGTACCGGGGTTCCGGGATACTTCGAGGCGGTGAGGCGTTGCGGTGCGCCCGTGAGTGCGCGCGTGGGCGTTGGTGTGCGGTGGGTGGGAGGCGCGTGCGGGCCGCCGCGGGTGGGTGTGTCTGAGGCGCGGGGGCCGGGCAGCGCCCGCTGCGCCCACTTGTGGCTCCCGGGCGCCGCAGGAGAGACCGCTCCTTTGCCGCCTCTGCCGAGGACGCCGCGGGATAGGAGGAGGACCGAGGGCTGATGACATGAGGGCGCCGTCTCCCGAGTGATGGCAGCGCGCGCTGCCTTGCCGCCTCCGCCGCTCAGCCCCGGACTCCTTACGTCAGGGTAGCTGGGTCCCCCCTCCGCGCGGGAGCCAGCGAGCAGcgggagagcagagcagagcgCGCCACGGAGCCGGGGCGCCCTCATTGCGCGCCGCACCCCGCCGAGCCCCGCCGAGCCCCGCCGAGCCGGGCACCAGGCAGCGCCGCCGAGCCCGCGCGGGACGCCGCATCCGCACCCGTCGCTCcccagccgccgccgcccggACCCGTGGGGCGCCGGGCTCAGCCTGGGCGCCCCCCGCCATGCGCGCCGGGGTCCGCGGCTTCCCCGAGCAGCCCCAGCGCGGTGGGCACCGGCACCGGGGCCGAGGCGCCTCTCGCTAGAAGTGGTCGGGCGCCCGGAGCAGGGGGTCGCCACGTCGGGGACGCGGCCCGGACTCGCGGAGTCGGCCCCTGAGCGCGGGGAGCGGGGCCGCCCGCGCCGCCCCACCATTACCTCCCCGGGCGGCAAGGAGGAGCTGGTGGCGGTCGCCTCCCGGCTGtggcagcggcggcggcgcgccTGCCTGGCGGCCGTCGGCGTGCTCCTGGCCATGGCTCTGGGGCTGCTCATCGCCGTGCCGTTGCTGCTGCAGGCGGCGCCCCCCGGCGCGGCGCACTACGAGATGATGGGCACCTGCCGCATGATCTGCGACCCGTACAGCGCCGCACCCGGCGCGGGGCCCGCGGGAGCCAAGGCGCCGCCGCCCGGACCCAGCACTGCCGCCCTGGAAGTCATGCAAGACCTGAGCgccaacccccctccccctttcatccAGGGACCCAAGGGCGACCCGGGGCGACCCGGCAAGCCCGGGCCGCGGGGGCCCCCTGGAGAGCCGGGCCCTCCTGGACCCAGGGGTCCCCCAGGGGAGAAGGGCGACTCGGGGCGGCCCGGGCTGCCCGGGCTGCAGCTGACGGCAGGCACGGCAGGCGGTGTCGGGGTGGTAGGTGGCGGAACCGGGGGCGGTGGCGACTCTGAAGGCGAGGTGACCGGCGCGCTGAGCGCCGCCTTCAGCGGTCCCAAGATCGCTTTCTACGTGGGTCTCAAGAGCCCCCACGAAGGCTACGAGGTGCTCAAGTTTGACGACGTGGTCACCAATCTCGGCAATCACTACGACCCCACTACCGGCAAGTTCAGCTGCCAGGTGCGCGGCATCTACTTCTTCACCTACCACATCCTCATGCGCGGCGGCGACGGCACCAGCATGTGGGCGGACCTCTGCAAGAACGGGCAGGTCAGTACCCCTTCACCGCCTGCCGGCCCCCGCAAACCCCCGCAGACTCTCGTCCCCACCCCGCGCTCCAAACCGCCTGGGAAACCAGACTCCTTTTTCCCCACTCGCGAACGCCCAAGCGAGCCCCGGGGAGGGAGCGCGCCTCAGCATCCCGCTTCCCAACGCGCCCTGGTCGCGTTTGTCCGAGGGTGGCGCGGGAGGCTGTGCCCGGAGCGCCCAGAGACCCCGCCACCCCAAGTGCGCTTTCCAGCTGCTCGCGTACCCGCTGGCAGTCCGGCGGGCTCCTCGGACTCCTTTagccctccctttttcctttagCTCTCCCTTGGCGCCCCCGTCGCCCTTTGCCCTACAGGCTTCTTTCTTCTTGGCCCTTGTCCCCTggttctgccccttccccgctgggTCAGGGTTTATGAagccccctctcttcctccttcctgaacTTGACTTGCCGGCTGCCGGGAGAGGAGGGGACCGGAAAGGAGTTGGCcaagttggagagagagagagagagagagagagagagagagagaagcctgggTGGGAGTGTGAACCCTGGAGCCTGGGGCAGAGGCCAGCGGGGTTGAGGGGCGCCGTGTGGGGGTTGGGTAAGACCCAGACAGAGGTGCCCTGGCCCACCTGTTCTGGCGGCTCGCCCCCAGGTCCGGGCCAGCGCCATCGCTCAGGACGCCGACCAGAACTACGACTACGCCAGTAACAGCGTGGTGCTGCACCTCGATTCAGGGGACGAGGTGTACGTGAAGCTGGACGGCGGCAAGGCGCACGGAGGCAATAACAACAAATACAGCACGTTCTCCGGCTTTCTTCTGTACCCGGATTAGGAGCGCAGGCAGCGCGAGGTGGAGTGGCTTCGGGCAGCCCTGGGCCCGTGGCGGAGAGCTGTTCCCTGGCTGGAGAGGACCACTCTCGCTTCATAACTCTTCCTGATATCTATGGAAAAGACACATCCCTgctgtcctccctgcccccctccagaCCTCAGTGTGTCTGCAACTCACCAAGCTCGCTCAGCTCTGGGCTGTCCTCCCGGTCCCTGTCCCCAacctggggagggagaaggggatgcCCTAGTGGCGAGGTGAGCGGGAACCTGAACCCCCGGAGGTGGAGGCAGCTCAGTGCAGACTTTGCAAACGTGATTGGACTGGACAGGCCCGGCGGGAGGCCTGCCCttccagccctcctccctctccgAGTGCCCTGAGACGGAGGGCTCCCAGCCCTGGCCATCGAGGTAGGCCAAAGTGAGCAGGAGCTCCCTGGGGCATCCTTCTTCGTGACCCCAAAATACCTGTGCAAATTTCCCTGTCCATCAGCCAAAACCACCCGCAGCAGAATCCCAGCAAACGGAAAATTCACCTCTCCACCGCACTCCCGGGTCAGACCCACCTTGATgcattaaattatgtttttagaCCATGGGCTCTGACTCTTTCTCCGCGCGGCCCCAGGACCCGGCCTCCAGACATCCACCTTGACATTAGGACCTTAACTGGGCCCTGCATAGCCTCATCTGTGTCCTGCTTGCCAGCCGCTGCCTTGGCCCTGCCACCTTGGGTGGGTGAAAAGATGTGGGGAGTAGGGCAGCAGCCTCCCTCCTTTTGGAGATGTCCTCCCCTGGACGGCAGCCTTTAACTggaagagcacagaggaggggggtgggtagTTAGAGGCTGTAGGAGAGGATAGCCTTGTGGGAGGAGGTCAAGGGGCAAGTGttt
This Lynx canadensis isolate LIC74 chromosome C1, mLynCan4.pri.v2, whole genome shotgun sequence DNA region includes the following protein-coding sequences:
- the C1QL2 gene encoding complement C1q-like protein 2 isoform X1: MALGLLIAVPLLLQAAPPGAAHYEMMGTCRMICDPYSAAPGAGPAGAKAPPPGPSTAALEVMQDLSANPPPPFIQGPKGDPGRPGKPGPRGPPGEPGPPGPRGPPGEKGDSGRPGLPGLQLTAGTAGGVGVVGGGTGGGGDSEGEVTGALSAAFSGPKIAFYVGLKSPHEGYEVLKFDDVVTNLGNHYDPTTGKFSCQVRGIYFFTYHILMRGGDGTSMWADLCKNGQVRASAIAQDADQNYDYASNSVVLHLDSGDEVYVKLDGGKAHGGNNNKYSTFSGFLLYPD
- the C1QL2 gene encoding complement C1q-like protein 2 isoform X2 — translated: MALGLLIAVPLLLQAAPPGAAHYEMMGTCRMICDPYSAAPGAGPAGAKAPPPGPSTAALEVMQDLSANPPPPFIQGPKGDPGRPGKPGPRGPPGEPGPPGPRGPPGEKGDSGRPGLPGLQLTAGTAGGVGVTGALSAAFSGPKIAFYVGLKSPHEGYEVLKFDDVVTNLGNHYDPTTGKFSCQVRGIYFFTYHILMRGGDGTSMWADLCKNGQVRASAIAQDADQNYDYASNSVVLHLDSGDEVYVKLDGGKAHGGNNNKYSTFSGFLLYPD
- the C1QL2 gene encoding complement C1q-like protein 2 isoform X3 translates to MALGLLIAVPLLLQAAPPGAAHYEMMGTCRMICDPYSAAPGAGPAGAKAPPPGPSTAALEVMQDLSANPPPPFIQGPKGDPGRPGKPGPRGPPGEPGPPGPRGPPGEKGDSGRPGLPGLQLTAGTAGGEVTGALSAAFSGPKIAFYVGLKSPHEGYEVLKFDDVVTNLGNHYDPTTGKFSCQVRGIYFFTYHILMRGGDGTSMWADLCKNGQVRASAIAQDADQNYDYASNSVVLHLDSGDEVYVKLDGGKAHGGNNNKYSTFSGFLLYPD